ATTACCTGAGGGCCTTTTACAATGAGCTCTCCGGTTTCATTGGAGGAAAGAGGTCCTTCTCCGCTGTCCATGTCTACAATGGCTGCATCGGTATCCGGAAAAGGCAGCCCTATGGAACCGATTTTGCGCTTGCCCCGCAGTGGATTGAAATGAGTGATGGGTGAAGCTTCGGTCAGGCCGTAGCCCTCGATGATCTCGGCCCCGGTGGTCTTGTTGAACTTCTCGATTGACTCTCTCGGTATGGGCGCGGACCCGGAAATGCAGTAGTCAATGGAGGACAGGTCATAACTGTCAATGTCCTTTTGCTGCAAAAGCGCCTGGAAAACAGCCGGAGCAGAGGGAAAAATGGTGGGTTTGATTTTGTGGATGGCCTTCAGGACATCCCTGGGGACAAACCTGGGGTACGGGGCCAGGGTGGCACCGATGGCCGTGGCGAAATTGACGCATACTGTCAGGCCGTAAATATGAAAATAGGGAAGCAGACCCAGTACAGTGTGCTCCCCCAGCTGTATATTGTGCAGCATGGACATGGCCTGGCGTACATTGGCGGCCAGGTTGTAATGGGTCAGCATGACCCCCTTGGACATCCCTGTGGTACCCCCTGTATACTGCAGTACAGCCAGGTCCTGCCTGGGCTCCGGAGTATATTTCAAAAAAACTTCACCCTTCTGGATAAGTGATGTCCAGGGAAGAATCTTTTCTTCATCATAAGGGATGTCGACTGCTTTTTTCTCCCGGTGCATCTTGAAACGATAAAGCCAGGTCAGCGGAAAACGCAGACAATCCGGGATGCTGGTCACAAAAACGCGCTCCAGGCCGAGCCTTGGCAGAAGCTCTGAAAGCTTGGGCCAGAGCATATCCAGGGTAATCAGAAACTTGGACTCAGAATCGCCGAAGTGGTGCAGGATCTCCTTTTCCATATACAAAGGATTGGTCATGACCACCGTGCCACCAGCCTTGAGCACTCCCCAGTAGGTGATGACTGTCTGGGGCAGATTGGGCAGCATAATGGCCACTCTGTCACCGGGACTCAAACCGTAGCTTCGAAGATTGGCTGCTACATTCTCTGTCAGTTCCTGGAGCTTTTTGTAATTTATCTTCCAGTTGTTGAAAATTATGGCCCTGCGCCGGGGATGCTTAGATGCTACCCGGTCCAGGTATTCATATACGGGTATATCTTCGTAATCCAGAGAAGAACTTACTTCACTGTCGTAGTATTCCAGCCAGGGTCTTGGTATATCCGTTTTAATCATGTATCCAGCCTTTTGTTTTTCAACAAAATTGACAGCAATTATTTATGAAGACAATACAGTAGACACCAAAAATTTGTAACCGATTGTATCTGTTTAGCGCTTTTAAGGAAAGCAGGGGACAGGGACCCCCGCACTTATTTTTCTGAAGGATGTTTGACGGAATTTTAAAAATAAGTGCGGGGAGAGCCAGTCCCCATGCCACATGCAAAGCGCTAAAAGATACTAACCGATAAAGAGATCCAATATAAGCAAGGGGATAACACAATTTCAGCCATGCAGGGGACGTCGGTCACCACCAACCGGAACAGCCTTCAGGCGTACTCTCCAGCCGTGAGCGGCAAAGCCGCCAGTGGGCAACGAAATTGTTAGTGCCAAAAAATTATGTTTATCCCGGGCAAACGGAGTCAGTCTAAAAAAAACAGCTTTTTAAATCAACTTAAACTTTCGTCCCTGAAAATTTCCTTTTTTCCCTGATGCCTGAATACTTTCATTGACAGGCACCAGGATCATCTGCAGAGTTCTGGCTTTAAAAAACAAAAAAGTTTGGATGGACAGGTCTTTTTAACCTTTACAATCAAGCAGCAGGTGTTATTTTGCTTTTTATTCCAGCAGGCTTTTTCGCCTCAAAACAAGGACCTCTCCTCGTGAACACACTTTATAAAAACCGGCAAACCTATTTTTTGGAGGAACAATGCGATTATATATCAAAACCTTTTTATTGCTGACTTTATTTTTTATTTGGTCCGGCAGCATTGCAGGGGCTTCCCTGCCGGAATTTTCAGATCTGGCTGAAAAGGCAGGCCCGGCGGTAGTCAACATAAGCACTGTGAAAAAAGTAGAAAGGCCTGAGATGGGGGATTTTTTCCGCGGTTTCCAGGATCGCGGGCACCCTTTTGAGGAGTTTTTTGACCAGTTCGAAAGATTTTTCGGTGAAAGGGAGCGTCAGCCCAGAGAGCAGCGTTCCCTTGGCTCTGGCTTTATCATTTCCCAGGACGGATACGTAGTGACCAACAATCACGTGGTTGAAGGGGCGGAGGAAATCAAGGCCACCTTCAGACTGGAAGACGAAGAAAAAACATTTGAAGCAGAGATAATCGGTACTGACCCTGAGACCGACCTGGCCCTTATAAAGATCAATACTGATATGGAACTGCCCACCCTGGAGTTCGGCAACTCCGAAGACATGAAGGTGGGGCAGTGGGTTGTGGCCATAGGCAACCCCTTTGGACTCAATCACACTGTTACCGCAGGAATAATCAGCGCCAAGGGGCGGGTAATAGGTGCCGGCCCTTATGACAACTTCATCCAGACCGATGCTTCCATCAATCCCGGCAACAGCGGCGGACCTCTTTTAAATATGCAGGGCGAGGTAATAGGGATCAATACGGCTATAGTAGCCGCAGGACAGGGAATCGGATTCGCCATACCCAGCACCATGGCTGAAGACATCATCAGCCAGCTTAAGACGGATCAGAAAGTCAGCCGCGGCTGGCTGGGCGTAACCATCCAGAATGTCGACCAGGATATCGCTGACGCCCTGGGCCTGGAGGAAGCCAGAGGTGCCCTGGTTGCCGGCGTAACTCCCGGCGATCCCGCTGAAGAAGCCGGCATGGAAGCCGGTGACGTTATTGTCTCCCTGAACGGCGACTCTGTTGAAGACTCTTCCGACCTTACCAGGAAAATTGGACAACTGGCCCCCGGTTCTGAAGCCACTGTTGGATTCTACAGAGACGGTGAGAAAAAAGATGTCACCGTAACCCTGGGGGAAAGAGACCTGGAAGGCCTGGCTGAACGTCCCGAACCGGAACCGGAGAGCGAAAAGGCTGACCTGGGGATGTCTTTTCGTTCCCCTTCACAGGAAGAGGCTGAGCAGCTGGGCTTAAGCGAGCCCCAGGGCCTGCTTGTAACCGAAGTTGAGCCAAGGTCCCCGGCCCACCGCGCAGACATCGCCCCGGGAGATCTGATCCTGCAGGCCAACGGTCAGAGGGTGGACAGTACCAATGATTTCTTCACCATCCTGGAAGAAGATGCCAAGCCCAAGCAGGTGCTCATGCTGCTGGTAAACAGGCAGGGGCAGAATATCTTCAGGACCATACCGCTCAGGGATTAACACCTGAAAACATATGACAGGCGGCATGTTCATCCGGACATGCCGCCGGCAAAGATAAAGCCCATGAGCAAAACCTACAGCATAAAGTCCGGCTGCAAGATAAATCTTTACCTGAAAATACTGGACAAACGCCGGGATGGATACCATAATCTGGATTCCATTTTTTATCCCCTGTCCAGGCCGGGGGATTATATCGATGTCATTCTTGTACCCGGCTCCGGGATCTCCCTGCGCGCCTGCCCCAAGAGCCTGGAAAAAAGCAGCAATATCCTTTTGAACACCTATAAGCTTTTTGCCGCAGCAACCGGATTTCGCCCCGGACTCAAGGTCTACCTGAGCAAAAACATTCCCGTGGGGGCCGGACTCGGCGGGGGCAGCTCCAACGCGGCTTCTTTTCTGCTTTTTCTCAACAGCTTAAACAGGGCCACCGCCCTTACCAGGGAAAAACTTTTTGAACTGGCTTCAGAGCTGGGGGCGGACGTGCCCTTTTTCATTTACAACAGGCCAGCCCGGGTCACGGGCAAGGGAGAAATCGTATCGCCGGTGCATATAGGCCTGCATGGACTGCACTTGCTTGTCATCTGCCCGGAAGTAAGCATAGATACGGCCAGGGCCTATCAGGCCCATGACCAGAAAACCAGGGACTCCCGCCCACCTGGTGACTCAGTATTGACAACCGGACCCTTAACAGATAATAGATCGCCTTTTGAACGGATAATTCTCAGCAACTGTTTTGAAAAAACAGTATTTGCTGAGTATCCAGGGCTTGGAAGCATTAAGACACAAATGCTTCAGGCCGGTGCAAGCGGCTGTGTTCTGAGCGGCTCGGGGTCAAGCCTGTGCGCCTTTTTCCGCGAAAGAAAGTATCTTTC
Above is a window of Desulfonatronospira thiodismutans ASO3-1 DNA encoding:
- a CDS encoding long-chain-fatty-acid--CoA ligase; translation: MIKTDIPRPWLEYYDSEVSSSLDYEDIPVYEYLDRVASKHPRRRAIIFNNWKINYKKLQELTENVAANLRSYGLSPGDRVAIMLPNLPQTVITYWGVLKAGGTVVMTNPLYMEKEILHHFGDSESKFLITLDMLWPKLSELLPRLGLERVFVTSIPDCLRFPLTWLYRFKMHREKKAVDIPYDEEKILPWTSLIQKGEVFLKYTPEPRQDLAVLQYTGGTTGMSKGVMLTHYNLAANVRQAMSMLHNIQLGEHTVLGLLPYFHIYGLTVCVNFATAIGATLAPYPRFVPRDVLKAIHKIKPTIFPSAPAVFQALLQQKDIDSYDLSSIDYCISGSAPIPRESIEKFNKTTGAEIIEGYGLTEASPITHFNPLRGKRKIGSIGLPFPDTDAAIVDMDSGEGPLSSNETGELIVKGPQVMKGYWNQQEETAQTLRDGWLYTGDIAYMDEEGYFYIVDRKKDLIITGGYNVYPREIDEVLYEHPGVKEAVTVGIPNSTRGEVVKAFVVPKEGQELTRADIVSFCKQKLASFKVPKQIEFREELPKTIVGKVLRRALREEEMAKRKGGDGNNS
- the ispE gene encoding 4-(cytidine 5'-diphospho)-2-C-methyl-D-erythritol kinase, whose protein sequence is MSKTYSIKSGCKINLYLKILDKRRDGYHNLDSIFYPLSRPGDYIDVILVPGSGISLRACPKSLEKSSNILLNTYKLFAAATGFRPGLKVYLSKNIPVGAGLGGGSSNAASFLLFLNSLNRATALTREKLFELASELGADVPFFIYNRPARVTGKGEIVSPVHIGLHGLHLLVICPEVSIDTARAYQAHDQKTRDSRPPGDSVLTTGPLTDNRSPFERIILSNCFEKTVFAEYPGLGSIKTQMLQAGASGCVLSGSGSSLCAFFRERKYLSQACHTLDRQNVSFYYSRIN
- a CDS encoding DegQ family serine endoprotease, yielding MRLYIKTFLLLTLFFIWSGSIAGASLPEFSDLAEKAGPAVVNISTVKKVERPEMGDFFRGFQDRGHPFEEFFDQFERFFGERERQPREQRSLGSGFIISQDGYVVTNNHVVEGAEEIKATFRLEDEEKTFEAEIIGTDPETDLALIKINTDMELPTLEFGNSEDMKVGQWVVAIGNPFGLNHTVTAGIISAKGRVIGAGPYDNFIQTDASINPGNSGGPLLNMQGEVIGINTAIVAAGQGIGFAIPSTMAEDIISQLKTDQKVSRGWLGVTIQNVDQDIADALGLEEARGALVAGVTPGDPAEEAGMEAGDVIVSLNGDSVEDSSDLTRKIGQLAPGSEATVGFYRDGEKKDVTVTLGERDLEGLAERPEPEPESEKADLGMSFRSPSQEEAEQLGLSEPQGLLVTEVEPRSPAHRADIAPGDLILQANGQRVDSTNDFFTILEEDAKPKQVLMLLVNRQGQNIFRTIPLRD